AGAATATAGAGGTAAGGAAAGAGGCTATtcttgctattaaaaaaaaaaaaacttaaaaggagGAAAAGTTTCATTAGTAAATAACATGAAACCAAAATTGGATGTGCATAACAGGCAAACTTCTGGACATTGCGAAGTCAGAAAGAGGTTTTACCCTTGTATATAGCCAAGCAGGTGCAACCCATCTCATACAGGCTCTGAAGACAAACAACAAACAGTCTTTAATTAAGAGGACTTGACAGCACCATTTGTCATACATAGATCACCTTAAACGTACGTAGTAGTTGTAGTAGCCACCTGTATTTGTTAATTGtcttaattcaaataaaaaatgaagtactCATGTCTTTGCAACTTGGAGCTGTGTGCCAGGTGAAGTTAGACTCATAGTCCCATGAAAACTGGGAGATACAGATGCTACCTTTCTTGATTATTACATCTCAAAAGGAATGCTCCCAGTTTCCTTAAGCTGACTTCTAAATAGAACATTAAAGGCCACAAACAGATGGTCACCatgaatataaagaaaagtaaatccTCACTTAGAATTTTATACGAGTTTTTTAAATAAGGGGGTGAGGGTTGAATTGTATCCcccagaaaaatatttgttggagTCCCAATCCCCAGTAAGTCAGAATGTGTTCTTATTTGGAGATACGGTctttacagagagagagagaaacaaattaaaatgaggtcattaggattGATcctaatccaatttaaaaaagaagaaatttgaaaacagaatCAGACACACATAGAAGGAATACAATATGAAGAGACTCAAAAATAAGACAGTCGTCTACAAActaaggagagaggcctggaacagatccttccctcagGGCCCTCAGAAGCAAACCACACTACagacactttgatttcagacttctagctcCCAGATCTGTAAGACAATGCATTTCTCTTGTTTAAACTGCCCagcttgtggtactttgttacagaaGATCTAAAAATCCAGCAAagagtaaaataaagatattaacaGACAAATCTGCGGGAGTTTCCTACCAGCaattttcattaaagaaaatatgaaccaTGTGGAAGGTAATTCAAGAGAGAAGACATgatatggaaaaaggaaaaaggtcaAAGAAGCAACCAGCAGAAAGCAACATTAGCTTTCTAAACCAATAATGTAGACttacaaagaaataattaaattaaatgtcaTATAATACAATACAAAATGGGCTAAATATAGTTAATGTGTTCAAAATTTCTtattacagagaagaaaaaaacaataattaactttatactttaaaaaattgagaatgCAAATTTTAATTGCTAAATTAaccatgaaaagaataataaaagttttGGATATACCAAAAAGAGGGTTGGCTACAACAAATAGATTGAAAGATGGAATGATAAACTTAATCAACAAACACAAAAGAGTACAAGAAACGAAACAGGAGTATTAGAAGTAAATCAAATGCACAGAAATGGATGATAGATACACATTCAAACACAGATTGAGCTTCCAAagttcaaaaattcaaaatccaacaTACACTACAATCTGAAACTTTTGTGTCAACATGACACAGTTCagattttggtttttctttcttcttcttcttcttcttcttcttcttcttttttttttttcttgtaagatggagtcatgctctgtcacccaggttggagtgcagtggcgcgatctcggcttattgcaacctcggcctcctgggttcaagcaattctcctgcctcagcctcccaagtagctgaaattacaggcatgcaccaccacacctggctcatttttggttatttttagtagagacagggtttcagatTTAGGATGCTTAACTAATaagtataatgtaaatattctaaaattctaaAGAATCCCAAACCTGaaatacttctggtcccaagcatttcagataaggggtACCTAACTTGTATATCACTAATTAtagtaaatataaatagataaaatgatCCAATCAAAAGACAATTGTTTTAtgattaggtttttttttaaatccaacaACGTGTTTTGTACATGAGCTATATCTAAAACATGTAGTTacagaaatgttgaaaataaatttgaaaagatgaattttttagaaaagatgagtgtcaaaaagaaacatatatatattaatataagtcTGTTTGGTCTTTTAGCccattttcagataaaaagaagGCAATTGAATAGTGATTTCACTTTCCTAGattgaagtatttattttatgtgtgtaggcagttaatattataataaactctcaaaatatataaaaacaagtttacaaaaaacaattaaaaatattgatgacAATGACTTTAATTGatgcaaattatttttcctgtgaATATTATGTAATTGGAACATCCtctataattatattttgtaattattgcATAGGAACTCTTTTAGTGCGTGGGAACTACATATTTTATTGATAGTTAAATATATCAGTCTTTAATATATTTGACTCAAGcacattattttacaaatgaagaaattcaaGTTGACAGATACTAAAGGAGAACTGCTTGGATAACATTAGTGAAAGAGCTAGAGATTAGTCTTGACTTCTGATTAAAAGCTCTTGGCATTATTTTACGATGTCTGCAGTTATAGTCATTTTTGCACTGAAAAGAAAGAGGAACCATAAACATTCTATTctctcagttataattttataGCAACTATTTAATTTAGATCCCAACTTTTATGCACTGAAGACCTGGTCTCATGAGGCAGTTCACATTGCCTTCTCCATACACCCCTGCCTTTGcaattgtgtgcatgtgtgtgaccCAGTAAACATGATGAGAAAGGCTCATAAGGTGCTAATTGCAGGAAAGATAATCTATGACAGAAGAATAGAACTTTGGGCAACAGCAAATGATCACCACCAGAACCATTTTTGCAATGAAGACCTTACTAATGAATCCTAGGTTTTATTAAGGGtgataatacaaaaaaaagtttatttttattctcaagaTAAACAATAATGCTTCAattctaaatatagaattaaaAGCTAAAAATTGAGAATTTCTTTTCCAGACAAATATGTTCATTCTCTTCTTCTCTGCTGTCTGCAATCATTTTTTCTTACGTTTAGAGAAATTTCAAATTGTTCACCCCTACATGATAAGCACTCTGATTACTTCTATAGCATCATCTACCAGGAGTCCCCATTACCCTTCCTCATTCCTTTCACAGACCAGTCACCCTGGATTATCTTCAGTACTTCGGAGAAAATTTACCACTAGAATTATCTTTTGCAATGAAGTCCTTACTAATGGATCCTAGATTTAATTAAGGttgatgatatttaaaaaataagtttatttttcttctcaggatTGATGTCAGGATAGATATCAATCCTTTCCAGTGTAAGGGTTTTGCCCATgctattccttctgcctgaaaggTTCTATTCCCTAGTCATTAGCTGGttaactcctattcatccttcagttATCAACGTGAGCTATTTCTTGAGAAATGTTTTTCCTAATAAAAAGCAATGTATATTAGTACTTTTAATCAATTAGACCTCAGTTACAAAGAGTAGGCACTCAGGTAGACAACGAGTAATGGCTCCACGAACAGGCACAGGTGGCTGCCAACCCAGAGAGCCATTGTCATCATGAGGAAGAGGGAGAATCAGGAGGTCATTACTGGAATGGCAAACTTCAAGAACTTACAATTACAGCAGCATTAGCCTGAACTTCCTGACTGCCACAGCCCCTGAACTTCCACAAAGCAAGTGACTAGGCTGaaattataattaagaaaaaaaaaaaaatcaaccctaCCACCATGTTTAAAAGCAGCAATAAGCTCAAAAAGTCTCACTTCTGCCTTTAATATCTAATTTTGGATCTTCTTACTTAATTCAATTTGCATCTAAGTCCCTGACTGTAAGTTTTCTAGCCTCTGTAGAACAAAAAGTACACCAGAGGAAGGCTGAAATAGATGCCAAATGACAAACACAATACCCACAATAGCCTCTTTTTACATTATAAGACGGtgcttgtcctttttttttttcttcttttttttttttagaagcacactacaatagttaattttatttgttcaagAGCTCATATTgcaagcattaaaccaagcatagGCTTTGATTCTGTGAGCCCAAATTCACGTATTGAAGAAGATCAAAGCAAACTGCGATCCATGTACACGGATGAAAACTAAAGGTTCAGAGTTAATAacattgtagttttaaaatttctatagcCTAGAGCCCACTAGTCACAGGTCTTTTAGGTCCTTCTGGATGTCCCACAGGGTATCTGGACTTTTCTTGAGCTGAACAACTTCATCATCTTTTAGCTTCTGGTTGATAACGCTGGTTAATCCTCGGGCATTGAGGATACACGGAAGGCTCAGGAAGACTTCATTCTCGATGCCATACATCCCCTTTACCATTGTTGACACGGGATGAATCCTGGATAGATTTTTCAACATGGATTCAATAAGATCAGCCACACTTAATCCAATAGCCCAGTTGGTATATCCTTTTAGCTTGATGACTTCATAGGCACTTTCAACCACCATCTTATGCACTTCCTTCCAATTTTCACTATCATTGTCAGTTCCCATTTCTGGATTCAATTCCTGGAGAGAAACACCTGCCACATTCACGCCACTCCACACAGCCACACTTGAGTCGCCATGTTCCCCCCAAATCCATCCATGGCAGCTGCTGGGATGAATGCCAAGTTTTTCAGCCATGAGGTAGCGAAATCTAGCAGAATCCAGATTACATCCACTTCCAATCACGCGGTGTTTGGGTAATCCACTTAGTTTCCAGGTGACATATGTAAGAATGTCCACTGGGTTGGAAACCACAATTTTGATGCCATCAGGACTGTACTTGACGATCTGAGGAATAATGAATTTGAAGACATTAACATTTCTCTGCACCAGACTGAGCCGACTCTCCCCTTCTTGCTGACGGACTCCTGCAGTTACCACTACAATCTTAGAATTGGCAGTCACAGAATAATCTTTATCTGCCACAATTTTAGGCGTCTGAAGAAATAAGCTCCCATGCTGCAGATCCATCATTTCTCCTTTAAGCTTATCTTCCAAAACATCCACAAGAGCAAGTTCATCAGCCAGAGACTTTCCCAGAATGCTGATAGCACACGCCATACCAACTTGTCCAACACCCACTACAGTGATCTTATTGTTTGGGACTGTTGCCTCTTCTTCTGCAACTGGTGCAATGAGTTTTTCCTTAAGAGTTGCCATTTTGCACAGGAGACAGAAGACGCTGGAGACCCCGACGGTGCTTTTCTTACCATGATTTTACTTGCCTCTATATACAATAGGCCTCTtgctggtttattttcttttgtattatctGTCTGCTCCATTAGATTATAAACTTCTGAAAATATAAgcctgttttgtttactattatTTTAGTGCCTGACCTGCAGAGATCCACAGTATGTTTTTGTTGAGAAAATTAACCAGATGTATCAGACCTAATTTCTAAataggttcaaatctcagctcattTACTAGTTtgttaaacaaatgtaaaaacttCTCAATCTATGTTGCTTCAATGACTTATCTGAAAATCAGGCTAATAACTAGACACGAATAGCACCCATCCCTCTGTTTTTCTCCCACATCAGGCAGCTTGTATTATGTGGAAGTCCTAACATTCTTGGCATGGGGCAAGCAGGATATTCCTGAGTGTATAATGCCCACTAGCCTATGATGCCAAGGGTTCCTGTCCAAAATGAGGTTTGGCAAAACATATGTCAATTATGTCTTCTTTGTCACACTCAGGTTGTCACTGCTCGAGTACTCCTGATCCTGAGACACCACAGAGGCTTACGGCTTCAGCCTCATTTCAAGCATAACTTTTCCCGGGACACAACTTCCATAGTACTAGGGATAGATGTGAGTGGGGGAAATTCTGAGTCATGGATTTCCCCTGCCATTCCTAAGCCAATGACAAGTCAAACTCAGTATAGTAGAAGTCATTTCCACCATAACCCGCTATCTAAGCTTTCCTTCTGCTTAAGAAACTCCCTCCTCCCTCGAGTTCTGGTGTGTCCCTCAAGCCCTCGAAAGAATTGCCCACAGTGGAGTGTTTGTGTGGAGTGTTTGTGTGAGTAGTGGGCAGTAGGGGAATAGTTAGCAATTGGTAGCAACAGGTAGATGCATCTCCTTCCTCCTGTAGAAATGGGAACCCAATACAGCATTAGTTACTTTCTGGGCCAAATGTTCTCAGGCTCAGCTCATACTGCTGTCTTAAAACTCCATTAAGGCAAGATTCCCAACTTCCAGGCTTCTGTCTTCTGCTTACCATAGATTTCTAGCTTCTTGATAGCTTCTTATGTGTCTGCAAATGTCTCTGTAAGTAACAGGAAAAACTTAGTCACTACCAAAATGAAGGATGTTGAAGGGAAGGGAGGCGACAGAGCAGTTTCTATGCCCAGAACAAACTGAAGTTTGGAATAAGGATGGAAAGCAGGTCTTTCCTCCTTTGTGAAGAAAATCCTGAAAGAGCTACTTTCTGCTTATAGGGGAGATAGGACCAGGTTTAGCTTAATTTCCCCTCCTCCTAGTAGGAAGCCTGATACTGTCGCCTGtaaaagtctctctctctttttttaaaaattgttatcttCTCCTAATTCAACGCCTGCTCCCTTTCATACCCCAGATGTACTACTGCAGTTCCCTCTGTTAACTCTGGGATACTGGTGGGAATGACCACTTCTGGCAACTTTCCTTTAAGATTTATCCAGCCCGGGTTTGAGAAGGAATAGCCTACTGCCCTGTCCAGAAAAGCACTCTTCAGGCCCATTCGTTCAGGACCCATATCTTATGTGGGCAGAGGGAGGATGCAGGCAAGATAACTCTTGAGCCTGTGAAATAAATGTCTGCCCAAGAAAGATGTCACTACTGGAAGGCTAACTAGATGCAGCAGGGAGAGAACTATTTTCCCATTAGAGAGTGTACTCTGTCCTCTCTCAAATAGGAGCAACTGTCTCTTCAGAATATCTGGGCTACTGTCTTACAGCAAATTGTCTTGCACCTTGCAactttagaggaaaaagaaaacaaactagaGAGTCATGTATGTTCCATTCTTGGGAgttatttgcatttatattaaaCTTAAAGTTGGTTTATAAATCTTGACattatcatttattatattttatttattttccaatttgtcTGGCGTTATCATATTTACACACATTGTTTAAACAGTATCgacttttttttctcaattgtACTCTGGACTATAGAACCCCATAGGTAGACttgatttatatgaaatttatagTCTAGCTTTATTCtgtcctttattattttcttagtggACTCCCCAGATAACCCTCTTAAACCTACTTCTATTTCATTGGATTCCAATTACTATAGCTTTCCACCCCGCTACAGTCCACAGACTGCAGAGTAGAACGTCTCTCATTTCTGAGAAGTCCTCTATCATATAAGACACATTTTCCCTCTTTCTAGCTCCATGCAGCTTTTATTTATACCAATGGTCTCATCTTCTTTATAGTCTTATATGAAAACCTTTATTAATATCTATCTTCTAGAGTTAAATGCTCACTAAAATGAATCCCTATGCTTATAGACTTCATCCCTCCCTAAAAGACCTTGCTCTTGTATTTATGCCTTCCTTTCCAGCATCATTAATCTTAATATTTCTTTAGTCCAGCTCCTCTACTGTCTTATATATTACTGCCCATGTTAtgctttaaacattatttttatcatatcaCTCCCTTTTCCAAATCCTTTAAAGATGATTTCTTTCAATAGCTTCCACTTTTTAAAGGCTTCCACTATTTTAATTCCCTTTTTTAATTCAATAGTCTACTCAATATTTTCCCCAAACATAATCTTCACTGTATTCAAGCCAGTATCTACAGTGATTCAAATCTATCATTTTCTTGCTACTTGGCCTATGGTGGGCATTCAGGACATAGTGGAAAATCAGATGTACACAAATTCATTCTTAATGTCATAAATTCAGGTTGTCTCTCACTTCTGAATTCTCATTTTCTTATCTCTTGGGCTATCAGAATCTTAGATGCTTTTAAATCTAACTTTAGCTCCATTTCCTTTATGAAACCTTTCAATATTCAAGTCTTAGTTCATACTCCCTTTGTTTGAATATTCAGTACATATAGCTTATACCAAAGAAGTGTACATTAGTCATGGTTCattataggttttaaaaaacacatcatttcaagtagaaagagaaaaatcgaTTTAGTAAAGGAAAAGTGCTTACTACATTGAAAGAAGGTAAGAAGAACAGACTTTTCATTGACTGGACTTCTGGAaatgacatataaaaatataccacTAAACTGTAAGGCTGGAGAAGCTGCTAATTTTGCTACAATCAAGGGGAATCGAGAGGCCACGGCACTTGTTTTTAACCACAGGAACACTTTAGTTGTAAACTGGGCATGATAAAGAACCTACCACATCTATTGACTGCAAATTGTACTATACCTATTAGATTCACACAAAATTGAAGCCTACATCCCAGTACCCAGGGATGGATTCAAAGACATTGCCAGTGGGATCGAAGAAAAATTGAATACTTCCATAATACTGCTTGCAAAAGTGCagtattttctttactttcaacTTCCAAAACACAGGAGTTCATTTCATGGGCTGAGCTTTAGCAACATATGAAACAAGAGATGCTAAAGATCTGAGGAATTGAATTTTTAGTCTTTAGTTTATGTAGTACAGCTGAAGGCGGGATGAATATCGGGTATGGACTCAATGTATTCTCCACAAGtggattattatattttattacttcgTTTTTTGATGCATAACGATTATGTCTTCCCAAATATATAATTACTTGATAAATAGCTAACTGAGATGCCATCATAttgtagaaggaaaagaaaacaccaaATTGCACCACAAAATTTAGTACAAGTTTATACCCTAGTCCTCCAACaggcttttgtttatttaatcatGGAAATAGACACGTAGTTTCTTTAGGTCACATTTAATTTGAGAAGATTTTACTAGGTAATGTCTTGGTCCCCTCCTGATAGTCTATTATTTCATGGTTGATTGAACTATATCCTGTTCAAGTAGACAACCCATATGCTTGCTGGGAGAAAATTGTGTTTCAGTATTAAATGCTCACTTGCGTGTTTCACCTCAAAAGATACTAGAGGAGAGATTTGGGAGTCACACAACattgacattttacttttttcctgagGGTGGTTAAATGGatatacttttattctttttaatgatacGTACTGACTTGAAGTACCTTGTCTAACTGCTGTTTGAATGACTTTAACATGTTGCATGGAGCACTCACAGTAAGAACTGTGTCTCTAAATTCAATTCTATATGACTTAGAGAGAGTCAATATCATTCTGACTTTTCCCCAATACAAAATAACACTCTCTTGACTTTCATTCTCACAGTATGCTCTCAGCCATTGATCCTCCATTTAGAATGATGGATCTTCCCTATCTTTTGCTATCACTGGCAGCAAGTCCTTAAACAGATGGGACTCCAATCACTCCCTGTGGATGGTCTCCCTAAATAACTACCTGTCGACTGAGTTGTAACTAGATTTGGAGACTCATGACTATATTACTGCACAATAAGATAGTTTGGCTTGAGCTCCACAGTGATTCTAAGAATAAACTTGGCCTTGATAAGAATCCACATTTAAAGTGGCAGTCTAATATGCatcatttctaatttcatttggAATAGTGTAACTGGCAACATTTTTCCCTTGTATCAGACCTTGATTAATTTCATTGCCAGATCCTCTAAAGAAGGAAGACAAAATTCTCTACTAAAGTtgataatttcttccttaaaccCATAGAAAATAGCAAAACTTGTCAGCAAATGatgcttaaaataaaatcttcaaatgAAAAGTTACAAAATTACCCCAAAATTTGTAGATTCTCGTTAACattctcattatgtatatgtgcCAACTTCCTTTTGTGAAACCCTTAATAGGTAAAGATATTTAACAAGGCTCGTATAGAGTCCAAATTAGTTCAGGTATGTTGGTTCATCAAATAATATtacaggagaaaagagaaattcaTAAATTAGGTAGCTAAATACAGAAAACTTTGAAGACTCTTTGGGACAGGATTTCACCCAAAGTAGTTAACATTCCAGTTTCCAAAGGAGAATATTGAATCTCTGATTCATTGGAACCCCTTTGCAAGGTTTTAATACAAaggattaaaaacataaaaatttatcgTGAAAAACAGGGGTCAGCaataacttattaaaataaagcaatggcagactaacattaatttatttttggataATATGTCAGACTGGTATTTCAGATAAATGAATTCAAAAGACATATTTATTCCAGTAATGTATTTGGCAGTTTGTTAGTTGGATTTATTTTAGTGACCATGTGCAACACATTGAAGTCAAAATGTAGTAAGAACACACAATTATCCTTCATAAAAAGAAACTCATCAGTACAGTTGgttcatattttttgtttctccatcctcagttttcatatttttagataCTTATATAGATAGGACCATATTCCGCTAAAGAAGACTGATGTTTCTCTTGTCCATCTCTTCTTTTTAAGAAAGATGTAGTCTTTCCAGGGTTTGTTATTCTAATTTCATATCTCAAGGCTCATTGATCAGAAATGTGCTAAAATCAAAGTATCTACCAGGCTACATTTCTTTCTGGAGGCACTAGGGATAAATATACTTTCTTGACTTTCAAGTTTCTATAGGATGCCCACATGGCTTGGATTGTAAAGGCTTTGCATCGTCAAAGTCATCAATAgctgataaatatttttcatatcgTGTCACTGTCACTGACTCATTTTTCCTATCTCTTTTATTACAATGGCCCTTCTAATTATATCGGGGATCCCtagataataaaaaaaatctcctaTCTCAAGGTTagttaattccatctgcaacctcaATCCTCCTTTGCCTAGCATAACATATGCACAAGTTCTGGTAATTAGGATGAGAATGTGTTTGGAAGGCCATTATGCCACCTAACACAGTAAGTCACCAATATTTTATATTAGAGTTTCATAGTATTATAAGAGGCACAATGGTGGTAAAATTGGGGAatatatttattgagcctttACTATGTGCCACTTCATGACTTCTGGTTATctcactgatctttttttttttttcagatttactTATTAACTCACATACggatatattagtccattttctcactgctgataaagacatacccaagactgggcaatttacaaaagaaagaggtttaacagacttatagctccacatggctggagaggcttcacaatcatggtggaaggtaaggaagaccaagtcacatcttacatggatgacagaaggcaaaaaaagagagagcttggAAGGGAAATTCCcatctttaaaaccatcagatctcatgagacttattcaccatcatgagaacagcatgggaaagactctcctgcatgattcaattatcctcctctgggtccctcccataacaaaTAGGAAATATGGGGGCTACAAGATGAGAATTGGatgtggacacagagccaaaccatatcattccacctctggcccctcccaaatcccaTGGGATTCACATTTTGAAACCAATCattccttcccaacagtcccccaaagtcttaactcatttcagtattacCTAAAAAGTCTACAATCCAAACTCCCATCTAAGACAAGGCAAATTCCTTCCaactatgagcctgtaaaatcaaaagcaatttatTTACCTCCTAGATAAAATGGCAGGTACAGGCaatgggtaaatacagccattccaaatgagagaaaatggCTAAAAGAAAGGgaccacaggccccatgcaagtccaaaatccagtgaaCCTGTCAAATCTTAAGGTTCCAAAAGGATCTCTTTTGaatccatgtctcatatccaggtaaTGCTGATGCCAGGGATGGGTGaacatggtcttgggcagctccaccgcTGTGGCTTTGCAacgtacagcctccctcctggctgacGTCATGGGCTGGCATTCAGTGTCTGTGGCTTCTCCAGATGCACAGGttaagctgtcagtggatctactatctggaggatggtggctgtcttctcacagttccacaaggcagtgccccagtaggaactctgtgtgggggctccaactccacatttcctttccacactgtcctggcagaggttcttcatgagggccctgcccctgtagcaaacttc
The sequence above is drawn from the Rhinopithecus roxellana isolate Shanxi Qingling chromosome 1, ASM756505v1, whole genome shotgun sequence genome and encodes:
- the LOC104657497 gene encoding L-lactate dehydrogenase B chain-like isoform X1 — encoded protein: MATLKEKLIAPVAEEEATVPNNKITVVGVGQVGMACAISILGKSLADELALVDVLEDKLKGEMMDLQHGSLFLQTPKIVADKDYSVTANSKIVVVTAGVRQQEGESRLSLVQRNVNVFKFIIPQIVKYSPDGIKIVVSNPVDILTYVTWKLSGLPKHRVIGSGCNLDSARFRYLMAEKLGIHPSSCHGWIWGEHGDSSVAVWSGVNVAGVSLQELNPEMGTDNDSENWKEVHKMVVESAYEVIKLKGYTNWAIGLSVADLIESMLKNLSRIHPVSTMVKGMYGIENEVFLSLPCILNARGLTSVINQKLKDDEVVQLKKSPDTLWDIQKDLKDL
- the LOC104657497 gene encoding L-lactate dehydrogenase B chain-like isoform X2 — encoded protein: MATLKEKLIAPVAEEEATVPNNKITVVGVGQVGMACAISILGKSLADELALVDVLEDKLKGEMMDLQHGSLFLQTPKIVADKVDILTYVTWKLSGLPKHRVIGSGCNLDSARFRYLMAEKLGIHPSSCHGWIWGEHGDSSVAVWSGVNVAGVSLQELNPEMGTDNDSENWKEVHKMVVESAYEVIKLKGYTNWAIGLSVADLIESMLKNLSRIHPVSTMVKGMYGIENEVFLSLPCILNARGLTSVINQKLKDDEVVQLKKSPDTLWDIQKDLKDL